TGCTTGATTAGACGAATCATAAGAGAGTTTAAATCACACTCTGCTTGGCATGAAGTGCATTTCATGTGATTCTCGTGAATGGGAAAAAGCGGGGGATCATTCACGTCATTGCTTAGCTAGCTAGTTACTATTAACCGAGTGTACATGTCAATTAAAAGCTCAATGGAACTCCTAATTcagtataataattattactgGCCATGGATCacgcatttatatatatgatcatataaATGTTATAACGGTAAATTAAAGCACGGCTCTGATCGGGTGCTAAGTAAAGTTATATCATCTTCACGATGTAGTctatacatgcatatatactACTTGGAATGTCTCATAACACATACTGATGTATTAGTTAAACTAACTTCGAGCCTTCGAGACTACCCAACCCAAGGCTCAGCAGTTGCGATTGCTTCCAACCATAACCACACTCATAGCAATGGAGGTCCTACCACAATTACTCCATTTAGTTAATTAGCATGAAATTTATGACaactaaaaataacaataatctTCAATTATATATTACTTAGAGCAGTTCCATCGGTTTGATACCGTACGCATGAGTATACTAAATATAAtactttaatcattttataatatataaatttttaattttaatttttagttacttaaaaaaagaataaccaATCTTATCAAGCCAAGTATGAGAAACCCATTGTCAGTTGATTCTCATTGTTTCTCCTGTAAAAAACGTTTCTagccttctcttctcttttctcttcctttttctttttttttctctttctcacgtGAGAGATTCACCTACATACAAACTGATGGAGCTGCTCTTATATGTTGAACCTTAAACATTCTAaatgttttatgattttttttcccttaaatTAGTAATCTTATAGATTATGTACAGCCTTGTAGTAGTTTATGTTATGTTTATTCAATTATTTACAATAGCATAAATTTATTAGTCCTTTCTAACTTAGTACagtagtttcttatttttatcataACTGGATCGGGAACACTGACCGGGTGATGGGTGTAACTACCGGATGCAATCCTCGTTCAGTCCACTGTTGTGTAAAGTGTCATACGGCAATTCCTATCTTATGGGATTGcttatattgtatatatttggTAATTTAAATGTCGTAGTTTTTTATTCACAAATTTATCCCATAGTGCGCTTCAAGGCTAAATGCTTTTTCCAAGTAGAAACTTCAAGGGAAAAAAGAAGTGAACTAAAGTCTTAAAAAACTAATACTGAAAAAAGGCCATATAGTTTCCATCTGGAAACTTTTAAGAACAACGTGGATTAGAATTACATCATACTCAATAGAATgagagctatatatatattaatcacgATTCACGCAGATTAAAGGGGGATAACTAAAGAAATGTGGGTCACTCACTTGCCTGCCAAAGCTGGCCATATGAGAGCACTTTCTAGGAGAGTAGTGGTACCAACTTCCCTCTCTATACAATATTGCGATCCAAATCATTGGTCTCTCAACTCtatcatcaaaagaaacattcattatttagtgttttttataaatttattaaactattttaaaaaataataataagcttTACAACAGAGCCGCAAATTTGCAATGAgcatttaaaaatattggacctataatactttttaaagCACGATAGACTAAAAGAAATGCAAATCTTTTTCGAATGGTCATATATCGATAGCAATCGTTtgctagtttttttctttttttttcgggtCAAAAGTTTTatatctattaatatatattgcgctaaatatctttttttataagaaaatgaacATTTTATGTGtggtttataatatatttttaatatctgATTTCTAACTAAGTTAAACATGTATCAATGTACGTTAACACTTAACACATGTATATGGACTATGGTGTTGGTTGAAATGGACTCACATCATATGAATTGGACGCAAACGTGAATATAGATTTCTAAATAAATTTAGCGCTTGTTTTTACATGGTTGCGTGATTCTGAATTCGATATTTCACATCCACCTTAGCTTGTACAGTTTTTAATCTGAATTTTCTTCTGCAAGATATGATCATGCATGGCATGGCAGTTTACACACTTCTCATCATAGGCATTCATTATTGTTTTCCAGTCTtcctttataaaaatatagatcGGACATGTGCATCTATTTGGGAACTTAACTTTTAGCAAGTgagtttaattattaaaacacTTGATTGTAGTCACTAAACACTAATCATATCGTTACAACTCTAATAATTGGACAATACTTTCGTTCTTTAgcctttttctgatttttattcTCCTTTTGTAGATTTACTAACCAACCCCACTTTTCTTTGCGCCACTCCATCTCAAAACGCTCGTTGGCTTTTTcgatatttaattaaaaaatttttttgaacaaacgatataaatataatatttaattaattaacatattctttttttgttatataaattaattaacatattcttttttgttatataaattaattaacatattctTCCaaccatattttaatattgtaagGATTTTGTTgctataataaaatataaacatatagatTTGGCAGCGATTTAGAAAAAACTTCAGCGCTCGTACTTAGAAGTTGAATGATCAGTAttcaactttacaaaaaaaaaaaaaaaaaaaaaaaaaaaaaaaaaaaaaaaaaaaaaaaaaNAAAGACAATATTTCTTGATTAGTGTCTACTAGCCGAGAATCTGTCGTTGTCATTGGTTATATATTCTCGTTTTATTGGTCGACAACCATTCAAACTTCGTTCAAGAGTTCTGAAACCCATTTTCTCCTTTCTCACCCAAGATGTTACAATATCATCATGTCGCCTACGATGAACTAAGATCTACTGTTATAAGTTTAAAAATGCATGTGGTTCTTTTCTAACCTGAGCATAATTAAGTTATTACATCTTTTAACATAACTCATATAGAAAAAATACTCTCTAATTTCAATGCTTAGATTATTGTTCTTGCTAATTGTTCCAGTCTGTTATATTTCTTGTTGTTGGCAAAAACAACACTTACTTTCTTGTTGTTACTCggatcaaaatattttcattaattaagatTAGACGACACCTGTAATTATCTGCCTCCAATTGTAGCTTGAGTAACCGCCAACTAAACTTATAGAATTTGTCTTTTAATGAACTtcacttttgacaaaaaaaaaaatgaacttcACTTGTTTTAgccccttttctttttttgtgtcgACCACCTTGGTTTATTACTTAATGGCTGAAAATATGACTTTAATGACACATGCATGTTATCAAGAATTTAACTATTATTActaattaagattatatagtaTTCGAAACACTTTTGTTCTTAAATTTCATGTCTGTACGTTGAGGACAGCTAAATTGTTCCCATGGGATAGTTTTATATGCATATGCATAATCTAGTAGATCACATCAATATAATCTAcctcaagaagaaaagagatttaTTTTCATCAACACATAAATATAGATGTCTTAATCCTTTACTCCCTCtagtaaaaattaaactaatcccCCTTTTTAATTAGGTGGTGGTCATCATAGTCATATctaattctttatttattttgacaCATGGAGGCACTGTGTTATTGAAGCCTcgtataaaaaaacaaatttactatGTATTGATGACACTTAGACTGGCTCTAATTAGAGAAATAATGTACTGTCTAATGAATTAATGAATAGTGGTGACGTGACCAGGCTAAACGTTTAAAGTTTAGAgtgtatatttataattaaataataccTTTTCTAGTACATTCTTATTTAATACTCCTATATATTACCACAACTATTTTAAACTCAAATTTGCagatttagttattttgaaattatttgttTCTAGAAATTTCATAACCTTcgttataatttttaaactaattaatcttttgaattaaatgaaataatgtaGTCAATGATTTCAAATGTTCAAAAGTTTATTTCATTCGTCATATTCATTGTTATATAGGAAGATAAAACGTATATAAGGTTTCAACTTTCTTTTTATTCGAAGTTTGTTGAAATTCGTTTTTTAAATATCTactagaaattattaatttttaatgacttttGATATATCGAATGCTGCATTTCACTGCCAATTGAACTTTAAGTTAACCTAAGTTTCTACTACAACCACAATGTTGTAAAGTGCAATTTATATAGCACAgataaaatctttaattgtcttTCAGAATGTTAAGTTCACCGATTTAACCACGAAAACTTAATTTAAACTATATgcatgttattttttcttttatgaattacaagtatatatgtatatgttaatttcttaaaaaaaagtgtatatatatgtataattatactatatattgaGTATTAACTTATATACGATAACCAAATTCTCGGATACAAAATATGGATAATATGACGTACAGAATATCAGGAGACTTAAGACGATAATGAAGGATTACTTGTCGTTTGTGAGTCTAAAATCCGACGTGCATGTTAGGTCGCCCACATTATTTCAATCAATCTACACAGGTCTACACATACCCGTAAAAATAAGCCACAGTTtgcaaaatgtttaaaaaactttgtatagTTTAATCCAAAGGGGGATATATATAAGcgataaaaactaaaaagtatgcACATTGGAAGCTTCTTCGACTAGTCAAACATCTAAAACTCCGAAAGAGCAAATAACTTAATAAGTTAATTAGCTTTAGAAGAGAgattaataattgttaatacATCGGGGGACATGGATCTTCAATTCTTCATCACTCCTTGTAAATGGATCGATAAGATCATATCCGTGATGAAAGAGACAGGAGATCAATAAATATGAGAATTTAACCTACCTGATCTATATATGTTGCGTTAACATTCGGACCGTAGAATCAGGACGTGTCGTCTGAGATTATGTGATTAGTTGGttactaattatatttaaatgcATGTTTGTGGAATTCTGATTTGTAACGAgactataataataaaaggaGTTGGAACACATGTCCTAGTGTGGAGCACGATGACGATTCGTAGGTTTTTTTGTGGGTTAGTCAAAAGAAGGCCTTCAAAAGTTCAATTTTTACgaggtttttttcttctcactacacacacacatatatataggcGTCTATATATATGGTCGATGGctctaataaaaatattaataataataatgaggagaaataaaatgtaaaaacgTTCAAGGAAATCAGTATTAGGTTTTGTTCTTTATCACTGCATGCCGAAGCATATATGttaatttaacattcataaaaaaTGAGTCCAATAactttgtctaattttttttgggtgcaaacTGTAAAGATAAAATAATTGGCTGTAAACATATAGTTTCGTAAGATTGCCGCCCTTTTACATGTTATTTGGGTACTATAAAACTCATACTTTCAAATATTTGCTATCCTTCCAAGTTTTTTAAATGTCCCAATGGAACAATTTACTACACTCTTAACAGTTAGTCATTTAGTGactgtatttttatattttcatggCAGGAAATATGTGAATTACATAGGATTGGTAAGTTAAAATTAAGAGAAATTGTGTAACAAAAGTGGGTAAATTTGAATATTCTTATGGGAAAATAGCAAGTTTGAGGTAAAAGCAAAATAGTACACGTTTTCAAAAGAACTTAACTGATTTGACCAAGACATTTTAGTACGGTATGTGTCAACTCTGCCAATTGCAGTTTGGTTTGCAGTATTTTCCACGTCAGAACTGTTgctttaaggaaaaaaaaaactaaaaattgaatATCATAACCAAATTTATGGAAAGGATATCACAAGGATTCAAATAAAGATTATAGTAATTAGAACTCCAAATTTGGTAAAACTTAAAATGTTACATGTATAATACTGTGCTAAAAAGTGTTATTGTGtgcatttttatatacatatgagGAAATATCAGTGCATCACATTCTTATAGGAGAAGACGACTGAATAATTGAGTTCATAATTCAGTCGTAAGGTATTAGTTAATCTTATTGGTGTAAATTGTGTAATTAAATCCTacttgttttaattatattcataatttcaATGCTGAGACAAAACCGTGGGCTCATTGTGAAACTTGTCTCATGAAGTCAACCATACAACTACAAGAGGATTCATTTGAGAGATGCGAAGGAGTTGACCGTAATTTAAAAATCGTTGGAAAATGCAATTTATGTACTCCAGaaataaatttatgttaatGTGATTTTGAAGCGAGTCCCTATCATgaattgttcattttttttttctagtcgATTACTACGGACCTTTCACttaaacttataatttttttaaatcatattattttaatatataaattattttataatttaagtatataatatattttaaataggTAAGTTGAaacttttaagtttattttgtgaaaacttaataaataaaaggtACAATGGTAGACACAAAAGTCTACAAGCTTtaccaaaataatgaaaaaccgaaaccaaaaacacttttGATATAataagaccttttttttttttttgtcgacaataAGACCTCTTCCTGATCCACAAACCTTTCCTACTTCTAGATCTCCCCACAGGCCATAGCCAAAGATATagtaaatttccaaaattacaattaaggaaatatttaaaattgcaTAACCTTCCATCTCAGTACACCTTTGCATAGGTAATGTAAAGTatcattaaatattaaaatatcacaGATAAAATAAGGAATGTATTGGTCCAATCAGTCCACCTCCCCACACATAACACAACTTTTATAAATTCCATTTACAGCCGTATAAGCGCACAacgttcttcttcatccttcagaacttttctctttctctctctctcacaggTTTCTCCTCCTCAAAATTTAAACTGGCCCTTCTCCATTTTCGTTCacaaaacattgttttgtataaCTTATACTCATGTAAGTCTATAGCTTCCCTCCTACAAAACTACAATTATTACAGCTAATAAATCTGTAATTTACCCTATTTGTTCATTAAGTCGTTTTCGGACAAGACTATCTATTGTTTGAAACTCACAAATGTCTTCCCTTGAATTTTCCTCACGCTTTCGTCTTCTTTtacttgctctgtttttttctcttcatgatAGCTCTGTTTCCTTATTTTCCCCTTTTAACACTAACCATAGGAAAAAATGGTTTTGTTATCGTTCCTCTCATCGATCTCGTTATTGCACCTCCCTAGTTCAAAGATGCGTACGCTTATATTTTCGGGTAATTagctttttatttctaaaacaagaaacaaagtttcAGTTCTCGTTTACAAAACCTTATTCTCTGTTTATTTTTCCCCTCTGTAAAGGAAGAACATGGCTTCATACGCATCATGCCATGGGCATGGCATGTGTTAATTAAAGTTTTACAACAtgctttttaatataattctcCCTTAATTAAGACTCTAgaactgtttattttttttataagtagttaagtttttaaaatatctgtCTCCGATTCTCCTGCAACTaggttttttttctattttcccgTTGAATATCTTAGctactagtattatttttgtttcaatttttttgtctgcgttttctttatttaacaTTATAATTTCTGTCTTTCTTGCTCTTTGATTGGACCCAAATATCgcaataaatattattcatatagtTATTAGTCAttatttttccattaatttCGTTTTCTCTTACGCGTACTAATATCTTGATTACCTCTTAATTTCCAGATCCTCATCCTTTATAAATCCTCGGATTCGTGGTTCTTGACTTTGTACAAAACACAACAACGGTGGCGGAAAAAATAGCAGAGCGTTCTATTACAGAAATATGGGCAAGATCTTGAAATCTAAGGTACGTTCTTTAAAACCACATGTAGTTTTTAGTTCTTTAAAATCATCTTTTGGCTAAAACCGGCTGCGTTTTGCTTTATATATAGGCTTCTTGGCCAAGGACCGTCGTGAGGAAGTGGCTAAACCTACGTAGCGGCGCTTACGAATTCCACTCCGACTACTCAGTCAAAGGTGAGATATTGACTCGTCCCGTTTTGGATATTTATCTAAAGAACTCCGtgccgtttttttttaaatatttttgtccTCGACTAACcggagggtttttttttttctctagtgAATATGGAGCCAAGGCGAAAAAGCTGCTCCGACATGATCGTGCCGGAAAATTTTCcaggtaaaaaatatataaaaaatctcatgaatttttattatattgttattgTGCATCGAAAACGGCGTCGTATCTAATGTCCGTACTAGAACTGAGACAGTCTCCGTACATTATAAAGCTTTTGGGTCCTTCTTTGGTAGTAGGATTAGACATATGTGTTAAAAACGACGGCATAATGGGATATTAAGGAACCGAAGTTTATCTATGAAAATCTTGTTTTAACAAGTGATAAAATGAGATTAGTtgtaaagacaaaaacaaagaaaatgataGATTAGTTGTAATATCTGTTTCGACGTGTAGGATGAGAGATGAGGACTTAGGCTATAAGTACGAAAAAAGTCGTAAGTTTTAGGTGTACTTGCTATTCATACAATTCaccagtttttgttttatacatatctttgtccgtatataattttttataatactaattaatacgtaattaattaaatttgtttttgttttgcggTTGTAATAGGGTGGTTGGGCCAAGGAAATGGGGATTTAAAACAATCAACCGGTGAACAACATCTGACACGTGTTGATGACAAACTTGATCTCAAGTAATATATATGCTTTCATGATTAACCTacaaattatcttatttttagttACAATTAGCTATGGTTACTAACTTTGTAAGTTGTTCAATTGTTGATGATTAGAATGTTCGTGGGGACATGGAACGTGGGAGGGAAGTCGCCACATGAAGGATTAGACTTAAAAGATTGGCTTGAATCTCCCACAGATGCCGATATTTACGTGCTAGGGTATGCTTATAATCATATTAACGAATTTTCTcctattttaacatatatatggtTTGGACTAAttatatcatttcattattttgttttgtttaggttTCAAGAAATCGTGCCATTAAATGCCGGTAATGTTCTTGGAGCCGAGGACAGTGGTCCAGCGGCTAAGTGGTTGTCTCTTATCCGAGAAGccttgaacaacaacaacaacaacgacctTGAAGTTGTTAAAAATCACAGAACCTCCTTTGAACTTACGAAATCATCACAACAGCCCCGCTTCAGCTTCTCAGGTCTCTCGGATGATAACCCAATTCCATGCAATTCGACCCCTCTTCGCGGATATAGCCTCGCGGCGAGTAAACAAATGGTGGGGGTATTTTTGTGTGTATGGGTTAGAGATGATCTCCGGAAACGTATAACCAACCTCAAGGTTTCATGCGTTGGCCGTGGTATCATGGGATATCTTGGAAACAAGGTTAATACAAGATATACAAAGTTTCAATAGAGCTGattctaggattttttttttttttttgggtgtaaaaTTCTAAGATATTTTGACATATGTGTATGCTTGGTAGCTAATTAACGATGTAACCTTGCGTAGGGCTCCGTATCCATCAGCATGTCGTTGCATGAGACAAGTCTATGCTTTGTTTGTACCCATCTTACGTCTGGAGAAAAAGAAGGCGACGAGGTCAGAAGAAATTTAGATGTGGCTGAAATATTTAAGAGGACAAGATTCTCACGTTCTTCTAAAGATTCTCGACCCGAGACAATAATGGACCACGAGTAAGTCTATATGAAAAATGTCCGAATaacaagtttattttattatattgaagTTTGATTTaacttattaattttgttaattatgtgTTTGTGTTACAGTAAAGTTATATGGCTCGGAGATTTGAATTATCGGCTAAGGGCGAGCAGTGACGTACATGAAAAACTTATAAACCATGATTGGGAAGCACTTCTAGAGAAAGATCAggtacacaatttttttatgtaCAGCTTAttaattgtgtatataaaatacttatttaaGAGTACTTAAACTAATAAAGCATGTTCTCTTGCAGCTAAAGATAGAACAAAGTGCTGGTAGAGTTTTTAGGGGATGGGAAGAAGGCAAAATTTATTTCGCACCAACGtataaatatcaaataaactctGATAATTACGTTGTCCAGACCggaaaatcaaaagataaaCGACGAACTCCGGCTTGGTAAGATAATTAACATGAACTgaatattttacaataatgatgattttaaactttgtttttttctaacaatgttttcaaaatttaattttcaggTGTGATCGGATATTGTGGAAAGGTGACGGGATGAAGCAACTTTGGTACGTGAGGGGAGAGTCAAGATTCTCGGACCACAGACCGGTTCAATCTTTATTTTCGGTACATATTGACTTGACTCATAATCAATCGAACCGGAAAACTAAACCGGTTAACCAAAACCATCGTCCAAACCCGGTATTGCCTTATACGCGCCACGGGAAAGTCCAAGCTGAAGAGATCTGGTTGCTCACGCGTGCACAAAGTTGTATAGATACACAACCTAGACTTATATCCTCTGCTTCctaatttacttttgtttttttttgtttctatttctttttggatGTTTTCATGTTGACACAAAGAAGAGATGAACACATGGATTCCTAGGATTGGACAGTGGAGCTTTCGAATTTGGCAAAAGCAAGATTGtttaaattatgttaatattgggttaacctttttttttcttgtttccctCTATTAGCTAAGTTTTGGATTAGATCGAGATTAGATGTTGATTTTTAAAGTAAGTGGAACACTGGAACATATAAAAGCTTTTGtttattaaagtaaaaatttcaaaaatcaatttTCTTGCACACACTTAATAGACCCAAACATGAAAAGCCCAAATCACTGGAGCCTCTCGGCTCTCCTCGTATAACTTTCTCACCTTGTTTGCACTTCATTCTTCGTAGTTCTTACTATTTACAGAATTGTCctctaaatttttaatttttcagaaaCACCCAAAAACAGAGGTATGAAGATAAACTTCTAAAATTGATCACGAAACCCAAAATTCAATTTCCAACTTTTAGATGTCACAaacataaaactataataattagcataatgatttttattcaatttcttCGCTTGTATaggttatattaaaaaatacacaaCATATGGTGTGCATCACATCTCACAAGGATTATGCTCATAATTAAGTTATGTCTAAATCCCTAATTATATCAGTGATTATTTCACTATACGTATATTGTTCTCAGGGATAGGCATGATTAGGTACAATTTCCAGGTTAACGTTTCCCATCCATACAAAGTATCGACAGTTCTCCATTCCTAAGGATTAATATAAGACTTCATTCCTCTGAAGTAAGTTACATGAATTATGCATATCACTAAAACGACTCTGCCtctaacagtttttttttttgtttgttaattagttAATATGAGTTAGTTATATTCATCAAATTTATgatgatttttgaaaatattcagaaaaatcagaactcaaaagttatttttaagGGCTCTCATTGAGAATGCTAGAATCTACTCTTTGCTTCTTACTTTGTTCACTATGTTTCTACTTCTTGTAGAGATTACAGCTCTTTCTAATGAACGTAACCGGGACGTTGTAGGGTTTACTAGTCATGAGTCATGAACTCTGGTTTAGACACTATTAGGAAAACTCTTAGCTCcaatacaatctttttttttctttttccttagaCCATGGTAAGTCTGTATGAGCGTGTCTTGTGGTAGAATTTTGCCATTTTTCAGTGATATTTTGAAGCACAAAGGAGGTTAAATAAGCTCACTTTTGAGAGAATTGTAACttcattgtcaataattttTCTCCTGTACTGGTAATTCATTTACCATATTTCATTGTATATATACGGCATGAATCACATagttttatcatatataaattttgcaTTTCCTCTTGGAAAGATTTTTCCGTCCATGGTAGTTAACAATTCTTTTTCTACAGTTTCTCTGATACATATTGGAAACTAGTGGAAAATCTCTGTGATACGTTCTGACTCCTCCA
The Camelina sativa cultivar DH55 chromosome 6, Cs, whole genome shotgun sequence genome window above contains:
- the LOC104792532 gene encoding type I inositol polyphosphate 5-phosphatase 8 encodes the protein MGKILKSKASWPRTVVRKWLNLRSGAYEFHSDYSVKVNMEPRRKSCSDMIVPENFPGWLGQGNGDLKQSTGEQHLTRVDDKLDLKMFVGTWNVGGKSPHEGLDLKDWLESPTDADIYVLGFQEIVPLNAGNVLGAEDSGPAAKWLSLIREALNNNNNNDLEVVKNHRTSFELTKSSQQPRFSFSGLSDDNPIPCNSTPLRGYSLAASKQMVGVFLCVWVRDDLRKRITNLKVSCVGRGIMGYLGNKGSVSISMSLHETSLCFVCTHLTSGEKEGDEVRRNLDVAEIFKRTRFSRSSKDSRPETIMDHDKVIWLGDLNYRLRASSDVHEKLINHDWEALLEKDQLKIEQSAGRVFRGWEEGKIYFAPTYKYQINSDNYVVQTGKSKDKRRTPAWCDRILWKGDGMKQLWYVRGESRFSDHRPVQSLFSVHIDLTHNQSNRKTKPVNQNHRPNPVLPYTRHGKVQAEEIWLLTRAQSCIDTQPRLISSAS